A genome region from Celeribacter baekdonensis includes the following:
- a CDS encoding GNAT family N-acetyltransferase — MTRFSTDQAPQDFVLRQVQKKDLPTLIQQLNDPRIAPWLAALPQPFGPSDVDALLAHGQHPDEHLFIVEHGGAVAGCLCIGASLWYWLDPAFWGRGLMHQALERAVTAHFAALAPPLSATCHTDNAASQTLLTRLGFSPAPTLRKMFFQSTQSAELCRDFVMTPEQWHLLHPPLIALNDVCLRPAEQKDAVTLVRMLPHAGSPIWPAPETIRAFIETHRFRGPPRGLFVILDAHRRSLGMALLTENTPALRFLSEEDATRHQDQISAALAQGIGAVQSFKCE, encoded by the coding sequence ATGACCCGCTTTTCCACCGATCAGGCACCGCAAGATTTCGTCCTTCGTCAGGTCCAGAAAAAGGATCTGCCGACCCTGATCCAACAGTTGAACGATCCCCGGATCGCCCCTTGGCTTGCCGCGCTGCCACAGCCCTTTGGCCCGTCAGATGTCGATGCGCTGCTGGCTCACGGCCAACATCCCGATGAACATCTCTTTATTGTCGAACACGGCGGCGCAGTGGCGGGGTGTCTGTGCATCGGGGCATCGCTTTGGTATTGGCTCGACCCGGCATTTTGGGGTCGCGGGCTGATGCATCAGGCGCTAGAACGCGCCGTGACCGCCCATTTCGCCGCGCTCGCGCCACCGCTGAGCGCCACCTGTCACACGGACAATGCGGCCTCGCAGACCTTGCTGACGCGGCTCGGGTTTTCACCCGCCCCAACCCTGCGTAAAATGTTTTTCCAAAGCACACAATCGGCAGAGTTGTGCCGCGATTTTGTGATGACACCAGAACAATGGCATCTGTTGCACCCGCCGTTGATTGCCCTAAATGACGTCTGCCTGCGTCCGGCGGAGCAAAAAGACGCCGTGACCCTCGTGCGTATGTTGCCCCATGCCGGATCGCCGATCTGGCCGGCCCCCGAAACGATCCGCGCATTCATCGAAACGCACCGCTTTCGAGGTCCACCACGCGGCCTTTTTGTCATATTGGATGCGCATCGCCGCAGCTTAGGCATGGCGCTTTTGACAGAAAACACGCCCGCTTTGCGCTTTCTCTCAGAAGAAGACGCGACCCGTCACCAAGATCAAATCTCCGCCGCATTGGCGCAAGGCATTGGTGCTGTTCAGTCTTTCAAATGCGAATAA